A window of Actinopolymorpha sp. NPDC004070 contains these coding sequences:
- a CDS encoding mandelate racemase/muconate lactonizing enzyme family protein, with amino-acid sequence MKITEITPYVLGTKGGRPQLLVKVVTDEGIHGWGESGLTSRERAVSGAIEHYAGFLVGRDPMQVGALWQEMYRSQYFEGGRVLACAMSAIDIALYDIKGKALGVPVYELLGGRQRDRVETFASVGARDLPELVERAQALIEQGWRCLRLPMSGGDGSDRGVYDPRSCIPRTAARLTAAREAVGSKPVLGIDYHHRLSVAEAASFCQRMPEGTLDFLEEPIRDESPEAYESLRTLTNVPFAIGEEFASKWQFLPYVERGIAQYARLDICNVGGFTEAVKVAGWCEAHYVDLMPHNPLGPVCTAAIVQLCAAIPNHSWLECRETSGERNSSQESPVVIDRLRLDGAAYPVPDRPGLGIDVDEEQLKLAVTDPAYEVPHLRRPDGSHTNW; translated from the coding sequence ATGAAGATCACCGAAATCACGCCGTACGTCCTCGGTACAAAGGGCGGCCGACCGCAGTTGCTGGTGAAAGTGGTTACTGACGAGGGTATCCACGGCTGGGGCGAGTCCGGGCTGACGAGCCGCGAGCGCGCGGTGTCCGGCGCGATCGAGCACTACGCGGGTTTCCTCGTCGGCCGTGACCCCATGCAGGTGGGCGCGTTGTGGCAGGAGATGTACCGGAGCCAGTACTTCGAGGGCGGTCGGGTGCTTGCCTGTGCGATGTCGGCGATCGACATCGCCCTCTACGACATCAAGGGCAAGGCGCTCGGTGTACCCGTCTACGAGCTTCTCGGCGGTCGCCAGCGGGACCGGGTCGAGACGTTCGCGTCGGTTGGCGCCCGGGACCTCCCCGAACTCGTCGAACGCGCTCAGGCGCTGATCGAACAGGGATGGCGATGCCTGCGGCTGCCGATGAGCGGAGGCGATGGCAGCGATCGTGGCGTGTATGACCCGCGCTCGTGCATACCACGCACGGCCGCCCGACTTACGGCGGCGCGGGAGGCGGTCGGCTCCAAGCCGGTGCTGGGAATCGACTACCACCACCGGCTGAGCGTCGCCGAGGCGGCATCGTTTTGTCAGCGGATGCCCGAGGGAACCCTGGACTTCCTCGAGGAGCCCATCCGGGACGAGTCGCCGGAGGCGTACGAGAGCTTGCGGACCCTCACGAACGTCCCGTTCGCCATCGGCGAGGAGTTCGCATCGAAGTGGCAGTTCCTGCCCTACGTCGAGCGCGGCATCGCGCAGTACGCGCGGCTCGACATCTGCAACGTCGGTGGGTTCACCGAGGCGGTGAAGGTCGCCGGATGGTGCGAGGCGCACTATGTGGACCTCATGCCCCACAACCCACTGGGGCCGGTCTGCACAGCTGCCATCGTGCAGTTGTGTGCAGCGATACCCAACCACTCGTGGCTGGAGTGCAGGGAGACCTCCGGCGAACGAAACTCCTCGCAGGAATCACCCGTCGTCATCGATCGACTGCGCCTCGACGGTGCCGCATACCCCGTACCGGACCGTCCGGGGCTCGGGATCGACGTCGATGAGGAGCAGCTCAAGCTGGCCGTCACGGACCCGGCCTACGAGGTGCCCCACCTTCGAAGGCCCGACGGCTCCCACACCAACTGGTGA
- a CDS encoding XRE family transcriptional regulator → MTQGDDGLDSLVRKRIRALRLAQGWSLEELARRASVSPSTLSRIENGQRRLALDQLVTLARALDTTLDQLVETASDDIVTSPVIDSAHGMMRWAMKAEPGTTVVRQRLTEPPPDNPARMRAHPGREWLLVLSGTAILMLGHGRYRLETNQAAEFPTMLPHAIGTERGPCEVLGIFDREARRSHQRAETG, encoded by the coding sequence GTGACGCAAGGAGACGACGGGCTGGATAGCCTGGTACGCAAACGCATCCGTGCCCTACGCCTGGCGCAGGGCTGGTCCCTGGAGGAGCTGGCCAGACGGGCGAGCGTCAGCCCGTCCACGCTGTCGCGCATCGAGAACGGCCAGCGCCGCCTGGCACTGGATCAGCTCGTCACTCTCGCCCGCGCGCTGGACACCACGTTGGACCAGTTGGTGGAGACCGCCTCGGACGACATCGTGACCAGCCCGGTGATCGACAGTGCGCACGGAATGATGCGCTGGGCCATGAAGGCCGAGCCCGGCACGACCGTCGTGCGCCAGCGCCTGACCGAGCCGCCGCCGGACAACCCCGCGCGCATGCGGGCACACCCGGGCCGCGAGTGGCTCCTGGTCCTGTCCGGCACCGCGATACTCATGCTGGGTCACGGCCGCTACCGGCTCGAAACCAACCAGGCCGCGGAGTTCCCGACCATGCTTCCGCACGCCATCGGCACCGAGCGCGGCCCCTGCGAGGTCCTCGGCATCTTCGACCGTGAGGCCCGCCGCAGTCACCAGCGCGCCGAGACCGGCTGA
- a CDS encoding NAD(P)/FAD-dependent oxidoreductase has product MPVRTDPAESDPLPDQTVDAVVIGGGAAGLNGALMLARSRRSVVVIDSGTPRNAPAEGVHGLLGLDGTPPAELYQRGRGEVRRYGGLVVSDEVTSAAPAAPSVDSDLRFTVALASGRTLSARRLLVATGLRDVLPDVPGLAEHWGHGVVHCPYCHGWEVRDEPIGILAVGPASLHHALLFRQLTDDLVFFTRGTDLDADTRSRLAARNVRVVDTPVAEVVTDADAKIYGVRLTDGEVVPRRVLAVATTMLARTEGLAGLALPMEDLPNGMGRRLVSGMAGVTDVPGVWVAGNATELTAQVGASAAAGALAGAQINAHLAVADTDAAVAATGAGTAVRA; this is encoded by the coding sequence ATGCCAGTGAGGACCGATCCCGCCGAGAGCGACCCGTTGCCGGACCAGACCGTCGACGCAGTGGTGATCGGTGGTGGCGCCGCGGGCCTGAACGGCGCGCTGATGCTCGCCCGTTCACGTCGTTCGGTCGTCGTGATCGACAGCGGCACACCCCGCAACGCACCCGCGGAGGGTGTCCACGGGCTCCTCGGCCTGGACGGCACCCCGCCTGCGGAGCTGTACCAACGGGGACGCGGAGAGGTCCGTCGCTACGGAGGCCTGGTCGTGTCCGACGAGGTGACGTCCGCAGCACCCGCCGCCCCGTCCGTCGACAGCGACCTCCGCTTCACCGTCGCCCTGGCCAGTGGCCGGACCCTGTCCGCACGACGGCTCCTGGTGGCCACCGGTCTGCGCGACGTCCTGCCTGACGTACCCGGCTTGGCGGAGCACTGGGGGCACGGCGTCGTGCACTGTCCGTACTGCCACGGCTGGGAGGTACGCGACGAACCCATCGGCATCCTCGCCGTCGGCCCCGCGTCCCTGCACCACGCGCTGCTGTTCCGCCAGCTGACCGACGACCTCGTCTTCTTCACCCGAGGCACCGACCTCGATGCCGACACCCGCTCGCGGCTCGCCGCACGGAACGTCCGCGTCGTCGACACCCCGGTCGCCGAAGTTGTCACGGATGCCGACGCGAAGATCTACGGAGTACGTCTGACCGACGGGGAGGTCGTCCCCCGCCGGGTCCTGGCCGTCGCGACCACCATGCTGGCCCGCACAGAGGGCCTGGCCGGCCTGGCGCTGCCGATGGAGGACCTGCCCAACGGCATGGGACGACGCCTCGTCTCCGGCATGGCCGGCGTCACCGACGTCCCCGGGGTATGGGTGGCCGGCAACGCCACCGAGCTGACCGCCCAGGTGGGCGCCTCGGCCGCGGCCGGCGCACTCGCCGGCGCCCAGATCAACGCCCATCTTGCCGTTGCCGACACCGACGCTGCCGTCGCCGCGACCGGGGCTGGGACCGCCGTCCGCGCCTGA
- a CDS encoding ABC transporter substrate-binding protein, whose amino-acid sequence MTDEPRPGASRRELLGWSALGLAGSTLVGCDALSLNPDSDKRGRGRRGEAPEGRRGAIQKEAPDLAAQVKSGDLPPLGQRLPDKPLVVEPLDGVGVHGGVWRTASSNADGAWMYQYIGDAGLTRWNRDWTGVVPNVAESFEIGGNGREYTFHLRRGLKRSDGQPYSADDIVFVYDDVVRERKLFPVVPDWLKAGGKPVRVEKVDDYTVRFIFAEPFGLFLQRLDTPAANIFTTIPLNYFKQFHPKYNADVQRLAEKEGYADWSTLFTGKGGLGAATATAWWQNVDIPTLFPWRVTRPITGGARMVAERNPYYWKTDPDGRQLPYLDQLVVDIITEPAVAVLRATEGSYSLLQDEFMTLRDKPVVARSVETGGYHLIDMVLSNMNNALLCFNLTHKDPALREVFQNKDFRIAMSLAINREAIIKTVFQRQGEPWQTSPLRESSFLDKQLAKQYTQFDPPAANEHLDRAGYSSRDAKGFRLRSDGRRMVFNLSVRADSIATWPDVAEMIRADWKRVGIDARVLTEPGTRVFDKVELNEHDATIDDGYPGSDDALLDPIWYFPSNSGCQYAVPWGTWYETGGAEGSEPPAPIKRQMKIYDQLKSSAERSRQRELFKEILQIAKEEFLVIGIALPGTGYSIVQNELHNVPKKMQGSGGQVPTPGFTQPEQYYWSEEQR is encoded by the coding sequence ATGACAGACGAACCACGACCGGGAGCATCTCGGCGAGAGTTGCTCGGATGGAGCGCCCTCGGCCTTGCTGGGTCAACTTTGGTCGGCTGCGATGCCCTTTCACTGAACCCCGACAGCGACAAACGGGGCCGCGGCCGTCGCGGCGAGGCTCCGGAGGGGCGACGTGGCGCGATCCAGAAAGAGGCACCGGATCTGGCCGCGCAGGTCAAGAGCGGCGACCTCCCACCTTTGGGTCAGCGCCTGCCGGACAAGCCGCTCGTTGTCGAGCCCCTTGACGGTGTCGGAGTCCACGGCGGTGTCTGGCGTACGGCAAGCTCGAACGCCGACGGCGCCTGGATGTACCAGTACATCGGGGATGCCGGCCTCACTCGATGGAACCGTGACTGGACCGGAGTTGTCCCCAACGTCGCGGAGTCCTTCGAGATCGGGGGCAACGGACGCGAGTACACGTTCCATCTGCGGCGAGGCTTGAAGCGATCTGACGGACAGCCGTACTCGGCTGACGACATCGTGTTCGTGTACGACGACGTGGTGCGTGAGCGCAAACTGTTCCCGGTTGTTCCGGACTGGCTCAAGGCCGGCGGTAAGCCAGTCCGGGTAGAAAAGGTCGACGACTACACGGTGCGGTTCATCTTTGCCGAGCCGTTCGGTCTCTTCCTGCAACGTCTCGACACACCTGCCGCGAACATCTTCACCACAATACCGCTCAACTACTTCAAACAGTTCCACCCGAAGTACAACGCCGATGTTCAGCGCCTGGCAGAGAAGGAAGGCTACGCGGACTGGTCTACTCTGTTCACAGGAAAGGGCGGCCTGGGGGCGGCCACTGCCACCGCGTGGTGGCAGAACGTCGATATACCCACACTATTTCCATGGCGGGTGACCAGGCCTATCACCGGAGGAGCTCGGATGGTCGCCGAGCGAAACCCGTACTACTGGAAGACAGACCCCGATGGTCGGCAACTTCCCTACCTGGACCAGTTGGTCGTCGACATCATCACCGAGCCGGCCGTGGCGGTCCTGCGTGCGACCGAAGGGAGTTACAGCCTCCTGCAGGACGAGTTCATGACCCTACGCGACAAGCCGGTCGTCGCCCGGTCGGTCGAGACCGGCGGTTACCACCTCATCGACATGGTGCTGTCGAACATGAACAACGCACTCCTGTGCTTCAATCTGACGCACAAGGACCCTGCCTTGCGCGAGGTGTTCCAGAACAAGGACTTCCGTATAGCGATGTCACTTGCCATCAATCGCGAAGCAATCATCAAGACCGTGTTCCAGCGGCAAGGTGAGCCTTGGCAGACCTCGCCGCTGCGGGAGTCGAGTTTCCTGGACAAGCAGCTCGCGAAGCAGTACACGCAGTTCGACCCGCCGGCCGCCAACGAGCACCTCGACCGTGCCGGCTACAGCAGTCGTGACGCGAAGGGATTCAGGCTCAGGTCGGACGGTCGCCGCATGGTGTTCAACCTCTCTGTGCGAGCGGACAGCATCGCGACCTGGCCGGACGTGGCGGAGATGATCCGGGCCGACTGGAAGAGGGTCGGAATCGATGCCCGGGTGCTGACCGAACCCGGAACCCGGGTTTTCGACAAGGTGGAGCTCAACGAGCATGATGCCACGATCGACGACGGCTACCCGGGCTCCGACGACGCCTTGCTGGACCCGATCTGGTATTTCCCATCCAATTCCGGATGCCAGTATGCCGTGCCGTGGGGGACCTGGTACGAGACGGGCGGAGCTGAGGGGTCCGAGCCACCGGCCCCGATAAAACGGCAGATGAAGATCTACGACCAGTTGAAGTCCTCCGCCGAACGGTCACGTCAACGGGAGTTGTTCAAGGAGATACTCCAGATCGCGAAGGAGGAGTTCCTTGTCATTGGTATTGCACTCCCCGGCACCGGATACAGCATCGTGCAGAACGAGCTGCACAACGTACCGAAGAAGATGCAAGGAAGCGGTGGGCAGGTGCCGACACCGGGCTTCACCCAACCGGAGCAGTATTACTGGTCCGAGGAACAGCGGTAG